TAAACTTTTACTTGTCGATcgcgacgacgatgatgatgatgaccctTGACGACTATTGTAAATGCTAGATGACAattctgaaaatttttccatagtTTTAGCATTCCTTTTTTGATCATCTTCGATTCCAATAAATGACTTTCGTGAACAAATCGAACCCATTCATTTACACTCTAACCATATTggttaatcaatcattttataaaaaaaaattctttaattattgaattaaattgaattttcaattcttaattttattttgcacttaataacaaaaaaaatatgctaAATGAAGCtatcattcaattaaatGGTTTACTCAGTGGTTTCATTACAAAAGATCAAACTgtatattgataatgatgaatcaaattctaatggcatcattattacatagaaaaatgatcaatatattCATAATTATTGTTTGACAAGAATAATACACTCGCAAATACATacattttattataattcgattttcttttttatcataAATGACAGTCATACATAAGagtatgtgtatgtatttgtttgaataCATATTTGACgtgaaaaaatataaagatATCTTAAATGGCCATTAATGGTCGTTGAATTTGTTatctttcaatcaatcaatcttgACGGTGGAATATATTTTACGGGCAAAACTTTTTGTTCCCATGTAGCCAAATGTACCTGGtgtgattataatgaataatttttaaaatggAGTGAAAATATTTAATTTCCATCAACTTACCACACATGATACCCAAAGCAATGCTAAATAATGCCATATAACCGAAATAGAAGACTGTTTGAAATAATCCGTACATTTTGgttttgaaaaagaaataatagAATGAATACAAATAAACGTAAATGGATGTAGATGCACCGGCCATAAAACTTGTCCATTGCCTATAATTCACAAAATACTTATTAGCATTTGTTTGTCAGTAAAATAACTACCACTTACCATCGATAATCCTCTGAATTGAGAAGAAAATATGTACAAACAATAGTCACACAAGAAGTGACTGCAGCCAAAATTAAGAATACCAATAACATGAAACCATAAACATAGTAGATTTTGTATGCCCAAAACGAAGTGAATATAAAGTACATCTCAATGAATATTGATCCAAATGGAAGTATTCCACCCAGTATCACTATGACCAATGGTTCCATGAACCATTTCTTTTCTGGTATCGGTCGTGGTACAGCATTGATTCTACAGGGATTATTGGACTGACCAGAAATATTACGTCCCAATACGGTACCAACTAGTGTCAAAGGTAGAATTATAAATATACAAATACTAGCGACAGCCaactgtgaaaaaaaacatcaattatTGACTTGAAATTCtgcaaacaaataaataattacCATCGTTGTAAATGGTATGGCACGTGATGCATGATAATATATAGcaataaaatttatgaagAATGCAGTTCcacaaacaatcaatggtATGGCGAATGCCGACCAAAACATTTGTTTGATCCAGTGTTTACCACCAAATTGAGCATATAAAGAACCACCGAAATAACCATTCACTGGAGATGCAGCAGCGTAAACAAATATGGCCACACTGAGTATGGAACCACGGCTAGTGTAAAGATCACCCATGATTGCAAAgatgatgaccaataatGTAACGAATGCAATATGATAACCACAGCCGATCATTAAAGAGAATAACATAGGCATGGCTGGAGGACGAAATACATCTCCATGCACTTGTTTCCATCCATATTCATCGCCTAAATCTCGATCCATATCATCAAGTTCTTCATCACGATTATATCGAGCATAATCTTTTCTTAAAGTACGCATTAGAATCATTGTAACCAATCCGACGAGGAAAATGACCATCATAAAcgaattgaatattgaaaacCAATGAATACGatgctgaaaaaaatttggatccAAATATTTGTCAAAACGATCTTCAAAATGAACACTTGATGATTTCCAATTAACTTCGTAAGAGAATTCTATTTCTTGGCCAATTTCCAATCGGACTTTTCCTTCACTTGTCATATTGACATCGACAATTTGATCACCATTGTAACCAATGTCGAATTTTTTATGTGTAAAAAAGTAGACAGCTGTTGAATCGGTTTCATCCAAATAACCAACAGAACCCATTATGGGAAGATCATCAATATACATTTGatacgaataataatttttgatagcaaattcaaatgtatgataattttttttagtcatTGTAATCTTGCAAAATGGTGTTTTCTCCATGTTAACTAAACACATGAAAGAGGAAATTAAGTTCAAATAATACAAAGatctttttgattcaaatgaacaaacctTTAAATCGAATATCTAAACCagaaaattccaattcaaCGCCTTGAATTGCTTCGCTTAGTGTTTCATGATAATGACTAATGCCTTTTTTTGGGCCACGACAAAAtggcaatgaaaaatatccatATGTTTCTTGACGATTATGATATGGACCAACGGTATTCATCCATAGAACAACTTCTTCATTATCTTCATActaaattaatcaataaattagtcacaaacaaacaaagtcAATACGAATACTTACAATATGTTCATGTTCATCACTAGCACCAAGCGGAATTTGTGCCATCAATAACATcaaagacaaaaataaaagagaTGTTCGTCTTCTGAAAACCGACAAAGGTCGGAAatattttctattcatttgcGAATATTCTGAAGTtctcatcaatattgattgttgggatgatttttgtccagtccttttattattattcattaatatTTGTAGATTCTGTTcgatattatcattcaacatcacattttcatgtttagaatttttgatcgtcatcatttggCTGGAAAATTTCTCGAATTTAGTCTGGTGCTGAATAGtgaatttcattgtttcacTCGAACAAAAGGCACAAATCATTCAACACACATAAATACAAAACATCGAATTCcg
This is a stretch of genomic DNA from Dermatophagoides farinae isolate YC_2012a chromosome 2, ASM2471394v1, whole genome shotgun sequence. It encodes these proteins:
- the TM9SF3 gene encoding transmembrane 9 superfamily protein member 3, with the translated sequence MICAFCSSETMKFTIQHQTKFEKFSSQMMTIKNSKHENVMLNDNIEQNLQILMNNNKRTGQKSSQQSILMRTSEYSQMNRKYFRPLSVFRRRTSLLFLSLMLLMAQIPLGASDEHEHIYEDNEEVVLWMNTVGPYHNRQETYGYFSLPFCRGPKKGISHYHETLSEAIQGVELEFSGLDIRFKVNMEKTPFCKITMTKKNYHTFEFAIKNYYSYQMYIDDLPIMGSVGYLDETDSTAVYFFTHKKFDIGYNGDQIVDVNMTSEGKVRLEIGQEIEFSYEVNWKSSSVHFEDRFDKYLDPNFFQHRIHWFSIFNSFMMVIFLVGLVTMILMRTLRKDYARYNRDEELDDMDRDLGDEYGWKQVHGDVFRPPAMPMLFSLMIGCGYHIAFVTLLVIIFAIMGDLYTSRGSILSVAIFVYAAASPVNGYFGGSLYAQFGGKHWIKQMFWSAFAIPLIVCGTAFFINFIAIYYHASRAIPFTTMLAVASICIFIILPLTLVGTVLGRNISGQSNNPCRINAVPRPIPEKKWFMEPLVIVILGGILPFGSIFIEMYFIFTSFWAYKIYYVYGFMLLVFLILAAVTSCVTIVCTYFLLNSEDYRWQWTSFMAGASTSIYVYLYSFYYFFFKTKMYGLFQTVFYFGYMALFSIALGIMCGTFGYMGTKSFARKIYSTVKID